A section of the Candidatus Zixiibacteriota bacterium genome encodes:
- a CDS encoding ribonuclease HII produces MRRSRLEIELRKQGTNWICGVDEAGRGPLAGPVVAAAVILPADFDARGIVDSKKLSEPRREACFERITRECIGFGVGRCDPELIDEINILQATFQAMRQALGQLTRTPEIVLVDGNQRIPNLSIAQQTIVQGDGSVVAIACASIIAKVTRDRIMREYHRLHPEYGFDQHKGYPTVQHRANIARFGVLPIHRKSFNLLEPQFELALSISDDGSH; encoded by the coding sequence ATGCGGCGCTCGCGACTGGAAATCGAACTACGCAAGCAGGGCACAAACTGGATCTGTGGCGTAGATGAAGCCGGCCGGGGGCCATTGGCCGGACCGGTCGTGGCTGCGGCTGTGATTCTCCCCGCTGATTTCGATGCGCGGGGTATCGTGGACTCCAAGAAACTTTCAGAACCGCGGCGCGAGGCTTGTTTTGAGCGAATTACGCGGGAATGCATAGGCTTTGGTGTCGGTCGCTGTGACCCGGAATTGATTGATGAAATCAACATCCTTCAGGCGACATTTCAGGCCATGCGTCAGGCGCTGGGACAACTCACGCGGACACCGGAGATTGTCCTCGTCGACGGCAACCAGCGCATCCCCAATTTGTCGATTGCACAACAGACGATTGTTCAGGGGGACGGCAGTGTCGTGGCGATCGCCTGCGCGTCGATCATCGCGAAGGTTACGCGCGACCGGATTATGCGCGAGTATCACCGGTTGCATCCGGAGTATGGGTTCGACCAACACAAGGGCTATCCGACCGTACAGCACCGCGCCAACATCGCGCGTTTCGGCGTTCTACCGATCCACCGCAAGAGCTTCAATTTGCTCGAGCCCCAGTTCGAACTTGCGCTCAGCATCTCCGACGACGGCAGCCATTAG
- the rplS gene encoding 50S ribosomal protein L19 — protein MNQLVRKIEEKYLREQKVDFSPGDTVAVHQKIMEGDKERIQVFQGVVIGRRGGGTGASFTVRKVTQGIAVEKVYPLHSPNIAKIEKVRTGHVRRAKLNYLRGRSGKAARIGEKRTEEQATE, from the coding sequence ATGAATCAGTTGGTGCGCAAGATTGAGGAGAAGTATCTGCGCGAGCAGAAAGTTGATTTTTCGCCGGGTGATACCGTGGCGGTACACCAGAAGATCATGGAAGGCGATAAAGAGCGCATCCAGGTGTTCCAGGGCGTTGTCATCGGTCGGCGCGGCGGCGGCACTGGAGCGAGCTTCACCGTGCGCAAAGTGACGCAAGGAATCGCGGTCGAAAAGGTCTATCCGCTGCACTCACCGAATATCGCGAAGATCGAGAAAGTACGCACCGGCCACGTGCGGCGCGCCAAACTCAACTACTTGCGCGGCCGGTCGGGTAAGGCGGCTCGCATTGGCGAGAAGCGTACCGAGGAACAGGCAACGGAATAA
- a CDS encoding YraN family protein: protein MNRRATGSRFEASAAKFLEEQGCQIIARNYRSGHHEIDLICLKDEVVIFVEVKGSRSEKFGDAVYKVDQRKQQSLIAAAQGFIQQFRRKVAGFRFDVVIVTEAPDGRQRIEHRPNAFTL from the coding sequence ATGAACCGGCGGGCGACCGGATCACGCTTCGAGGCGAGCGCAGCGAAATTCCTCGAAGAGCAAGGCTGCCAAATTATCGCACGGAACTATCGTAGTGGACACCACGAGATTGACTTGATCTGTCTCAAAGATGAAGTCGTAATCTTCGTCGAAGTTAAAGGCTCGCGCTCGGAGAAGTTTGGCGACGCGGTCTACAAAGTCGATCAGCGCAAACAGCAGTCCCTCATCGCCGCGGCGCAAGGCTTTATTCAACAATTCCGACGGAAAGTGGCGGGATTCCGATTTGACGTGGTAATCGTAACGGAAGCGCCTGACGGTCGACAGCGGATCGAGCACCGCCCCAACGCCTTTA